GCTAACGTGGGAGTAAAAGGCTTGCTGATAACACGCCTTGCAAGAGGGAAAGTGAATAAAGAGGTCTCTGGCAAACCAGCATCTAAAACCCGCAAGACAGACAACGGATTTTCTGACATACCCGTCCTAAAGCCTGGGAGGTAAGGCGGAGGTCACGAAGTCAAGCCGCCGCGTCAGGGATGACACGGCGGAGGCGCCAGAGATGGATTGACGACATCTTTACGCTGCGGCCTTCGCCCTGCTGACGGCATCAGGGTGGTTTTCAGGTGTTTACACCAGCGCATAACCAACGGCGACAGTTATAAACGCCTGGCAGTAAGGCGGCGGACGCGCTTTTTTTGTCCGCCCCTCACCCTCTCGCAGCTAACCCGCCGCTTTCTCGCCCGCTTTCACCTGCTGCCAGGCGGCTTCCATCTGATCCAGCGTGGCATCGCTCATGTGCATGCCCTGCGCGGCGATAATCGCTTCCACCTGACGAAAACGGCGCTCAAACTTCACGTTCGCCTTCTGCAACGCCGTCTCCGCTTTGGTGCCGAGATGACGCGCCAGATTAACGGTCGCGAACAGCAGATCGCCCACCTCCTCCTCCAGTTTCGCTTCATCCACCACTGCCTGCTGCGCCTCGTGCATCACCTCATCGATCTCTTCATGCACCTTGTCCACCACCGGCCCCAGCGTCGTCCAGTCGAAGCCGACGCTGCGACAGCGCTTCTGGATCTTCTGCGCGCGCATCAGCGCAGGCAGCGCCTGCGGAATATCATCCAGCGCCGAATGCTGCGCTTTCTCCGCCCGCTCCTGCTGCTTAATCTGC
This DNA window, taken from Mixta gaviniae, encodes the following:
- the mazG gene encoding nucleoside triphosphate pyrophosphohydrolase; protein product: MTALERLLTIMQTLRDPQRGCPWDREQTYATIAPYTLEETYEVIDAIQREDYDDLRGELGDLLFQVVFYAQIAREEGRFTFDDICHGIADKLERRHPHIFADAQVQDSEEVLHNWEQIKQQERAEKAQHSALDDIPQALPALMRAQKIQKRCRSVGFDWTTLGPVVDKVHEEIDEVMHEAQQAVVDEAKLEEEVGDLLFATVNLARHLGTKAETALQKANVKFERRFRQVEAIIAAQGMHMSDATLDQMEAAWQQVKAGEKAAG